A single genomic interval of Xyrauchen texanus isolate HMW12.3.18 chromosome 8, RBS_HiC_50CHRs, whole genome shotgun sequence harbors:
- the LOC127648440 gene encoding LOW QUALITY PROTEIN: periplakin-like (The sequence of the model RefSeq protein was modified relative to this genomic sequence to represent the inferred CDS: inserted 1 base in 1 codon): MFRKKTAKNTVNITEKRPPEGDLVALIDKLQKNADKVEKNIIETEQNLNRDIRKINESKQPLYQEDTNKRILNSLELLNSLDEDAAQATRLKHPQAEMIEKDMKQLRVRVLKLREEHDRIYNITRSEQAPTVNWGKMVDEKMANLNNKGFGEDLPTIENDVEEHNIFHSEVEALAPYITGDRDSLNGQQARYSRLLASSSARQKNLLSLRDYMQRCTNELYWMDQQAEERITYDWSDNNLDYPARKRQYENFISKCLESKEKTITQLNEDGEVLVEQNHPGKNIIGAHMDAVHADWKEYLNLLICEENHLKNMDDYHKFHKDARDANDLQKRMETEIIQKYNPEFKDMYQMEGLIADLDDQAKAMDHYDERLKALQKRSLQVLPLKYRRENPQKLLPIEALCDYETNEGSVLRGERYTLLKNNGPKWDVKDGNGQTFSVPGVCFIIPPTDPEAVSITENLINQHKSTKQKVASSRSALQARLSDLRKESTGSQDKQELQCRQLMAGLDKVIGDLDKQEKAIYTRVXPPLEQTRPVQDSADRLQDMKDITSAVCKIEPEKSAKVQEAETFLRSTPKCTSAPQLYTKVDETNKKYNKVDMLLKCADDKLQNSNRLENSLQNGKALLSTYENKLAREEVAPSDLSSLEKTQRELADIASELRAKRSIVTETEQNLRATKASCDNMATKVQEHCPDVERQEADFQKLNKRYGNLNRQIDARSQSLQRAKVAYVNYHNDYDNLNSWLSRIPNYEPRETDTIKQIEAKLKNQRNLLSDIARKDSDLNNVSRNAQLYQQAVKDYENEAERFKAILDLEDGLVPQTYKRSRLQSPALRVKGEESAIEAKFTEVNAVNKQRLKNLEFTQSLLNQQPEVTVIRQDVQTVRSSAPGEEPWRVKKQIQEEIQRREQMEREIQTIQSDIYILEGQKPQDTIVKKEVIKKVADPQLEEEFHKVQQKLSDERRNTRVYESELDTLRVKLRGIETEMKEGAQQYTVKEVLRIERDRGQEEELRKLREELEELRRLKIVRENEVIQIQKQVTILAEEKSKEQEIITEEEVIKVQNDPHLESEYRLLLERKQKEIDSRKQLEDELQFLQEKLRRLEKEKAMAEEKITIKEVLKVEKDIALEREVENLRRQYEDEKSKLSASLREKTDLQRKITSIEEERSKVIIQEKVREIVRPDPKAETEVANLRLELVEQQRRCRDSELQLRSLQEELTMLRNRGPQIEYKEIIKEVIKYKTDPETERELEKLRNEIVDKTHLTEKTEIEILQLKEEIQTWKDTKPQIQTKEVVNEILQYREDPKTKEEIETLKRKLAEEQRKRLDLERERASNEERIRLKKMDLSQVREKIVQQEVVKVEEDPVLRSECETFTQNINNEQKQREILKEDLVRLQRQKADLDLQIAELEHERRARRDSELEIQRLRVRLNELEIRDKENREKVTVKQKVVLQQDPQQEKEHSILRLQVEEERHKRMLLEKEYNVLLQQLDTLERMEVREKVVRTETVQVERDPEAEIEIDRLKRSLEEETRRRRELDQELITVNSRISEIEFTNTKSSKELDYIRDESNRLQQENQRLQNEIRKLQAEIEITTKETRTITESAPVENSRNMEFRLESLQRELSDVRRVRIEKEEEIEKLQKSLSAMRVKREQRESHLRRSIVVIDPDTGKEMRPEEAYKLGLIEWKMFVNLQSQECDWEEITVKGPNGESSVLHDRKSGKKFAIDDALKAGNITNRQLQQYQNKEISIQEFGVMLSGTGK; this comes from the exons ACCACCTGAAGGTGATCTAGTTGCCCTCATTGACAAGTTGCAGAAGAATGCTGACAAGGTGGAGAAGAACATCATTGAGACAGAACAGAATCTCAACAGG GATATCAGGAAAATCAATGAGAGCAAGCAGCCGCTGTACCAGGAGGACACCAACAAAAGGATCTTGAACTCACTGGAGCTGTTGAATAGTCTGGACGAGGATGCAGCCCAGGCCACCCGTTTGAAGCATCCTCAAGCTGAGATGATTGAGAAGGA TATGAAACAGCTGCGAGTGCGTGTATTGAAGCTCCGCGAAGAACATGATCGCATTTACAACATCACAAGATCAGAACAGGCTCCCACTGTTAACTGGGGAaagatggttgatgagaaaatG GCAAATCTGAACAACAAAGGATTCGGAGAAGACCTGCCCACCATCGAAAATGATGTGGAAGAGCACAATATTTTCCACAGTGAAGTGGAGGCATTGGCTCCATATATCACTGGAGACAGG GACAGTTTGAATGGCCAGCAGGCGAGATACAGCAGGCTATTG GCAAGCTCCAGTGCTCGTCAGAAGAACCTGCTCAGTCTGAGGGACTACATGCAGCGCTGCACCAATGAGCTCTACTGGATGGATCAGCAAGCTGAGGAACGGATCACATATGACTGGAGTGATAACAACCTGGACTACCCAGCCCGAAAGAGGCAGTACGAG AACTTCATCAGCAAGTGTCTGGAGTCAAAGGAGAaaaccatcacccagctgaatgAAGATGGAGAAGTACTTGTTGAGCAGAACCACCCAGGAAAAAATATCATTGGG GCACACATGGATGCTGTCCATGCAGATTGGAAGGAATATCTCAACTTGCTCATTTGTGAGGAGAACCACCTCAAGAACATGGATGACTATCACAAA ttCCACAAGGATGCAAGAGACGCAAACGATTTGCAGAAGCGCATGGAGACCGAGATCATCCAGAAGTATAATCCTGAGTTTAAAGACATGTACCAGATGGAGGGCCTGATTGCTGACTTGGAT GATCAGGCAAAGGCCATGGATCATTATGACGAACGTCTGAAAGCTCTTCAGAAGCGCAGCCTGCAGGTGCTACCTCTAAAGTACCGCAGGGAGAATCCTCAGAAACTGCTCCCTATTGAGGCTCTGTGTGACTATGAGACTAACGAG GGTTCAGTTTTGCGAGGAGAGAGGTACACTCTGCTTAAGAACAATGGGCCCAAATGGGATGTGAAGGATGGAAATGGCCAAACCTTTAGTGTTCCAGGAGTGTGCTTTATAATCCCACCCACTGATCCTGAGGCTGTGTCCATCActgaaaa TCTGATTAACCAGCACAAAAGCACCAAACAGAAGGTGGCCAGCAGCAGATCTGCATTACAGGCTCGACTGTCGGACCTGAGGAAGGAGAGTACAGGCAGTCAAG ATAAACAAGAGCTGCAATGCCGTCAGCTGATGGCAGGATTGGATAAAGTGATTGGTGATCTGGATAAGCAGGAAAAGGCCATTTACACTCGAG CGCCCCCACTGGAGCAAACACGTCCTGTACAGGACAGTGCTGACAGGCTACAAGACATGAAG GATATTACTTCTGCTGTTTGTAAGATAGAGCCAGAAAAGTCTGCAAAAGTGCAGGAGGCTGAAACTTTCCTCAGATCCACTCCTAAATGCACAAGTGCACCACAGCTCTACACTAAGGTTGATGAGActaacaaaaaatacaacaaagtTGACATGCTGCTAAAGTGTGCAGATGACAA ACTGCAGAATTCCAATCGCCTGGAGAACTCTTTGCAGAATGGCAAAGCTCTACTCTCCACCTATGAAAACAAACTGGCAAGAGAGGAGGTTGCCCCATCTGACCTCAGCTCACTGGAGAAGACTCAGCGTGAGTTGGCG GACATTGCATCTGAGCTGAGGGCAAAAAGATCTATTGTCACAGAGACAGAGCAGAACCTGAGAGCTACCAAGGCTAGCTGTGACAATATGGCCACCAAAGTGCAAGAACACTGCCCTGATGTTGAGAGGCAAGAGGCAGATTTTCAGAAACTCAATAAACGCTATGGCAATCTCAACAGACAGATTGATGCAAG ATCACAAAGTCTGCAAAGAGCCAAAGTGGCCTATGTCAACTACCATAATGACTATGACAACCTCAACAGTTGGCTCTCACGAATACCAAACTATGAGCCACGCGAAACTGACACTATCAAACAGATTGAAGCAAAACTGAAAAATCAAAGA aaTCTGCTTTCCGACATTGCAAGAAAGGATTCAGACCTGAACAACGTTTCAAGAAATGCTCAGCTTTATCAGCAAGCAGTCAAG GACTATGAAAATGAAGCTGAGCGGTTTAAAGCCATACTTGACCTTGAAGATGGCTTGGTTCCCCAGACATACAAAAGGAGCAGACTACAATCTCCTGCTTTGAGAGTGAAGGGAGag GAATCTGCTATTGAGGCCAAATTCACTGAAGTAAATGCTGTGAACAAGCAGAGGTTAAAGAACCTAGAGTTTACTCAAAGTCTTCTTAATCAG caACCAGAGGTCACAGTAATCAGACAAGATGTCCAGACTGTGAGATCATCAGCCCCAGGAGAAGAGCCCTGGAGAGTCAAAAAACAGATTCAGGAAGAAATCCAGCGGAGAGAACAAATGGAAAGGGAAATTCAGACCATCCAGagtgacatatatatattagAGGGCCAAAAACCACAGGATACAATTGTAAAGAAAGAGGTAATTAAGAAGGTGGCTGACCCTCAACTGGAGGAAGAATTTCACAAAGTTCAGCAGAAGCTCTCAGACGAACGCAGAAACACTCGTGTCTATGAGAGTGAACTTGACACCCTCCGCGTTAAGCTTCGCGGGATTGAGACTGAAATGAAAGAGGGAGCTCAGCAGTATACAGTCAAAGAGGTGCTCCGGATTGAGAGAGACAGGGGGCAGGAGGAAGAACTCAGGAAACTAAGAGAAGAGCTAGAGGAACTCAGGCGGCTGAAAATAGTCAGAGAAAATGAAGTCATTCAGATTCAGAAACAAGTGACTATACTTGCAGAGGAGAAAAGCAAGGAACAGGAGATTATCACTGAGGAGGAAGTCATTAAGGTTCAAAATGACCCTCACCTTGAGAGCGAGTATAGATTATTGCTTGAGAGAAAGCAAAAAGAAATAGACAGCCGAAAGCAACTCGAAGACGAGCTTCAGTTCCTGCAGGAGAAACTGAGGCGTCTTGAAAAGGAAAAGGCAATGGCTGAGGAGAAAATCACTATAAAAGAGGTCTTGAAAGTCGAGAAAGATATTGCAttggagagagaggtagagaaccTGAGGAGACAATATGAAGATGAAAAATCCAAGCTCAGCGCTTCTCTGAGAGAGAAAACAGACCTCCAACGCAAAATTACTAGCATTGAGGAAGAGAGGTCAAAGGTCATCATTCAAGAGAAAGTGCGCGAGATTGTGCGACCTGATCCTAAGGCAGAGACAGAGGTGGCAAATCTTAGACTTGAACTTGTAGAGCAGCAGAGAAGGTGCAGAGATTCAGAGCTCCAGTTGAGGTCCCTACAGGAAGAATTAACAATGCTGAGGAACAGAGGCCCACAAATTGAATACAAAGAAATTATCAAAGAGGTCATCAAATACAAGACTGACCCAGAAACAGAAAGAGAACTGGAGAAACTCAGGAATGAAATTGTGGACAAAACCCACCTAACAGAGAAAACCGAGATTGAGATCCTTCAACTCAAAGAGGAGATTCAGACATGGAAAGACACCAAGCCTCAGATTCAGACCAAAGAGGTAGTAAATGAGATCCTGCAATACCGAGAAGATCCTAAAACCAAGGAGGAGATTGAGACTCTCAAGCGGAAACTGGCTGAAGAACAGAGGAAACGCTTGGACCTGGAAAGAGAAAGGGCTTCCAATGAAGAAAGAATCAGGCTTAAGAAGATGGACTTATCACAGGTGAGGGAAAAGATTGTCCAGCAAGAGGTAGTGAAGGTGGAGGAGGATCCAGTCTTGAGGTCTGAATGTGAGACCTTCACTCAAAATATCAACAATGAGCAGAAACAAAGGGAAATCTTGAAGGAAGATCTGGTCAGGCTGCAACGTCAAAAGGCTGACCTGGACCTTCAGATTGCGGAACTGGAACATGAGCGCAGAGCCCGCAGAGATTCTGAGCTTGAAATTCAAAGGTTGAGAGTGCGGCTTAATGAATTAGAGATCAGAGACAAGGAAAACCGAGAAAAGGTTACCGTAAAGCAAAAGGTTGTACTACAGCAGGATCCTCAACAAGAAAAAGAGCACTCTATCTTGCGTCTCCAGGTTGAAGAGGAGAGACACAAGCGTATGCTCTTAGAGAAGGAGTACAATGTCTTGCTGCAGCAGCTAGACACTCTTGAGAGAATGGAAGTTCGTGAAAAGGTTGTGCGAACTGAAACAGTTCAAGTCGAGCGAGATCCAGAGGCAGAGATCGAGATTGACAGGCTAAAGAGAAGTCTTGAGGAAGAGACAAGGCGACGACGTGAGTTGGATCAAGAGCTTATCACTGTAAACTCAAGGATTTCTGAGATTGAGTTCACAAATACAAAATCATCCAAAGAACTTGACTACATTCGTGATGAAAGCAACCGGTTACAGCAGGAGAACCAACGCCTACAGAACGAGATAAGGAAGCTTCAAGCTGAAATCGAGATTACAACAAAAGAAACCAGAACCATCACAGAGTCTGCTCCAGTGGAGAACAGCAGGAACATGGAATTTCGACTGGAATCCTTGCAAAGAGAACTGTCTGACGTTAGACGTGTCAGAATTGAGAAGGAAGAAGAAATTGAGAAGCTACAAAAGAGTCTGTCTGCAATGAGGGTCAAAAGAGAGCAAAGAGAAAGTCATCTCCGTCGTTCAATTGTTGTCATTGATCCAGACACCGGGAAGGAGATGAGGCCAGAGGAGGCTTACAAGCTTGGTCTCATAGAGTGGAAAATGTTTGTAAACCTTCAGAGTCAGGAATGCGACTGGGAAGAGATCACTGTCAAGGGTCCAAATGGCGAGTCATCTGTACTTCATGACAGAAAATCAGGAAAGAAGTTTGCCATTGATGATGCTCTGAAGGCCGGAAACATCACAAACCGCCAGCTGCAGCAATATCAGAACAAAGAAATCAGTATCCAGGAGTTTGGTGTCATGCTGTCCGGCACAGGCAAATAA
- the LOC127648005 gene encoding cytokine-like nuclear factor N-PAC isoform X1 → MATVHLRIGDLVWGKLGRYPPWPGKIVSPPKDLKRPRGKKCFFVKFFGTEDHAWIKVEQLKPYHPHKDEMIKINKGKRFQQAVDAVEEYLKKAKGKDQAHPDDKSKSEKGRKAAKPMKIIEEDDEDAFKGGSSDKEQTDSDPEPSSVRRLVAGTVSGFKWESSPVKDDPHFHHFLLSQSEKPASSMEPITKRLKIIEEDTRSTSIQAADSTAISGSITPTDKRIGFLGLGLMGSGVVCNLLKMGHVVTVWNRTAEKCDLFIQEGARLGRTPAEVVSMCDITFSCVSDPKAARDLVFGPSGVLQGIRPGKCYVEMSTVDSETITELAQVITSRGGRFLEAPVSGSQQLSNDGMLVIVAAGDRSVYEDCSSCFQAMGKTSFFIAGEAGHAARMMLILNMVQGSFMATIAEGLTLAQATGQSQQTFLDILCQGQMASTFVDQKCQNILQGNFKPDYYLKHIQKDLRLAISMGDSVNHPTPMAAAANEVYKRAKALDQSDNDMSAVYRAYIH, encoded by the exons ATGGCGACTGTGCATCTGAGGATCGGGGATTTGGTTTG GGGAAAGCTTGGACGCTATCCACCTTGGCCAGGCAAG ATCGTCAGTCCTCCAAAGGATCTGAAAAGGCCGAGAGGCAAAAAATGcttttttgtcaaattttttgGGACTGAAGATCA TGCCTGGATAAAGGTAGAACAGCTGAAGCCCTACCACCCCCACAAAGATGAGATGATCAAGATAAACAAAGGCAAGCGCTTCCAACAGGCTGTTGATGCAGTGGAGGAGTACCTCAAAAAAGCCAAGGGCAAAGATCAG GCACATCCTGATGACAAAAGCAAATCTGAGAAAGGCCGTAAAGCAGCTAAACCCATGAAGATTATtgaagaggatgatgaagatgCCTTCAAAGGTGGCTCATCAGACAAG GAACAGACTGACTCTGACCCAGAACCATCCTCTGTACGACGGCTGGTCGCTGGAACAGTATCAGGATTCAAATGGGAGAGCAGT CCAGTAAAGGATGACCCACATTTCCATCACTTTCTGCTCAGCCAGTCTGAGAAG CCGGCTTCATCAATGGAGCCCATCACCAAACGCTTAAAGATCATTGAGGAG GACACCAGATCGACGTCTATTCAGGCAGCAGACAGCACAGCAATCAGTGGCAGCATCACTCCTACAGACAAAAG GATAGGATTCCTTGGACTGGGACTAATGGGAAGTGGTGTGGTCTGTAATTTGTTGAagatggggcatgttgtcaccgTTTGGAATCGCACAGCAGAAAAG TGTGATTTGTTCATTCAGGAAGGTGCCAGATTAGGCCGAACACCCGCAGAGGTTGTGTCCATGTGTGATATCACATTTTCCTGTGTATCAGACCCCAAAGCTGCCAGAGAT CTTGTTTTTGGTCCAAGTGGAGTTCTCCAAGGAATCAGACCAGGCAAATGCTATGTGGAGATGTCCACTGTTGATTCAGAAACAATCACTGAGCTCGCACAG GTCATCACATCCAGAGGAGGCAGGTTCTTAGAAGCTCCAGTTTCAGGCAGCCAGCAGCTTTCCAATGATGGTATGTTGGTCATTGTTGCTGCAGGAGACCGCAGTGTTTATGAAGACTGTAGCAGCTGTTTCCAAGCTATGGGGAAGACCTCATTCTTTATAG CAGGTGAAGCAGGACATGCTGCAAGAATGATGTTGATCCTTAACATGGTTCAAGGCAGTTTCATGGCAACCATTGCAGAGGGACTGACTTTGGCCCAGGCCACGGGACAGTCACAACAAACATTCTTGGATATTCTTTGCCAGGGACAGATGGCAAGCACTTTTGTGGACCAGAAATGCCAAA ATATCTTGCAGGGCAACTTCAAACCTGATTACTATCTGAAACATATTCAGAAAGATCTGAGACTGGCCATTTCAATGGGAGATTCAGTTAATCACCCAACACCGATGGCAGCTGCTGCAAATGAG gTATACAAGAGGGCAAAAGCGTTGGACCAGTCAGACAATGACATGTCTGCAGTCTACAGAGCTTATATTCACTAA
- the LOC127648005 gene encoding cytokine-like nuclear factor N-PAC isoform X3 — MATVHLRIGDLVWGKLGRYPPWPGKIVSPPKDLKRPRGKKCFFVKFFGTEDHAWIKVEQLKPYHPHKDEMIKINKGKRFQQAVDAVEEYLKKAKGKDQAHPDDKSKSEKGRKAAKPMKIIEEDDEDAFKGGSSDKPASSMEPITKRLKIIEEDTRSTSIQAADSTAISGSITPTDKRIGFLGLGLMGSGVVCNLLKMGHVVTVWNRTAEKCDLFIQEGARLGRTPAEVVSMCDITFSCVSDPKAARDLVFGPSGVLQGIRPGKCYVEMSTVDSETITELAQVITSRGGRFLEAPVSGSQQLSNDGMLVIVAAGDRSVYEDCSSCFQAMGKTSFFIAGEAGHAARMMLILNMVQGSFMATIAEGLTLAQATGQSQQTFLDILCQGQMASTFVDQKCQNILQGNFKPDYYLKHIQKDLRLAISMGDSVNHPTPMAAAANEVYKRAKALDQSDNDMSAVYRAYIH; from the exons ATGGCGACTGTGCATCTGAGGATCGGGGATTTGGTTTG GGGAAAGCTTGGACGCTATCCACCTTGGCCAGGCAAG ATCGTCAGTCCTCCAAAGGATCTGAAAAGGCCGAGAGGCAAAAAATGcttttttgtcaaattttttgGGACTGAAGATCA TGCCTGGATAAAGGTAGAACAGCTGAAGCCCTACCACCCCCACAAAGATGAGATGATCAAGATAAACAAAGGCAAGCGCTTCCAACAGGCTGTTGATGCAGTGGAGGAGTACCTCAAAAAAGCCAAGGGCAAAGATCAG GCACATCCTGATGACAAAAGCAAATCTGAGAAAGGCCGTAAAGCAGCTAAACCCATGAAGATTATtgaagaggatgatgaagatgCCTTCAAAGGTGGCTCATCAGACAAG CCGGCTTCATCAATGGAGCCCATCACCAAACGCTTAAAGATCATTGAGGAG GACACCAGATCGACGTCTATTCAGGCAGCAGACAGCACAGCAATCAGTGGCAGCATCACTCCTACAGACAAAAG GATAGGATTCCTTGGACTGGGACTAATGGGAAGTGGTGTGGTCTGTAATTTGTTGAagatggggcatgttgtcaccgTTTGGAATCGCACAGCAGAAAAG TGTGATTTGTTCATTCAGGAAGGTGCCAGATTAGGCCGAACACCCGCAGAGGTTGTGTCCATGTGTGATATCACATTTTCCTGTGTATCAGACCCCAAAGCTGCCAGAGAT CTTGTTTTTGGTCCAAGTGGAGTTCTCCAAGGAATCAGACCAGGCAAATGCTATGTGGAGATGTCCACTGTTGATTCAGAAACAATCACTGAGCTCGCACAG GTCATCACATCCAGAGGAGGCAGGTTCTTAGAAGCTCCAGTTTCAGGCAGCCAGCAGCTTTCCAATGATGGTATGTTGGTCATTGTTGCTGCAGGAGACCGCAGTGTTTATGAAGACTGTAGCAGCTGTTTCCAAGCTATGGGGAAGACCTCATTCTTTATAG CAGGTGAAGCAGGACATGCTGCAAGAATGATGTTGATCCTTAACATGGTTCAAGGCAGTTTCATGGCAACCATTGCAGAGGGACTGACTTTGGCCCAGGCCACGGGACAGTCACAACAAACATTCTTGGATATTCTTTGCCAGGGACAGATGGCAAGCACTTTTGTGGACCAGAAATGCCAAA ATATCTTGCAGGGCAACTTCAAACCTGATTACTATCTGAAACATATTCAGAAAGATCTGAGACTGGCCATTTCAATGGGAGATTCAGTTAATCACCCAACACCGATGGCAGCTGCTGCAAATGAG gTATACAAGAGGGCAAAAGCGTTGGACCAGTCAGACAATGACATGTCTGCAGTCTACAGAGCTTATATTCACTAA
- the LOC127648005 gene encoding cytokine-like nuclear factor N-PAC isoform X2, whose product MATVHLRIGDLVWGKLGRYPPWPGKIVSPPKDLKRPRGKKCFFVKFFGTEDHAWIKVEQLKPYHPHKDEMIKINKGKRFQQAVDAVEEYLKKAKGKDQAHPDDKSKSEKGRKAAKPMKIIEEDDEDAFKGGSSDKEQTDSDPEPSSVRRLVAGTVSGFKWESSPVKDDPHFHHFLLSQSEKPASSMEPITKRLKIIEEDTRSTSIQAADSTAISGSITPTDKRIGFLGLGLMGSGVVCNLLKMGHVVTVWNRTAEKCDLFIQEGARLGRTPAEVVSMCDITFSCVSDPKAARDLVFGPSGVLQGIRPGKCYVEMSTVDSETITELAQVITSRGGRFLEAPVSGSQQLSNDGMLVIVAAGDRSVYEDCSSCFQAMGKTSFFIGEAGHAARMMLILNMVQGSFMATIAEGLTLAQATGQSQQTFLDILCQGQMASTFVDQKCQNILQGNFKPDYYLKHIQKDLRLAISMGDSVNHPTPMAAAANEVYKRAKALDQSDNDMSAVYRAYIH is encoded by the exons ATGGCGACTGTGCATCTGAGGATCGGGGATTTGGTTTG GGGAAAGCTTGGACGCTATCCACCTTGGCCAGGCAAG ATCGTCAGTCCTCCAAAGGATCTGAAAAGGCCGAGAGGCAAAAAATGcttttttgtcaaattttttgGGACTGAAGATCA TGCCTGGATAAAGGTAGAACAGCTGAAGCCCTACCACCCCCACAAAGATGAGATGATCAAGATAAACAAAGGCAAGCGCTTCCAACAGGCTGTTGATGCAGTGGAGGAGTACCTCAAAAAAGCCAAGGGCAAAGATCAG GCACATCCTGATGACAAAAGCAAATCTGAGAAAGGCCGTAAAGCAGCTAAACCCATGAAGATTATtgaagaggatgatgaagatgCCTTCAAAGGTGGCTCATCAGACAAG GAACAGACTGACTCTGACCCAGAACCATCCTCTGTACGACGGCTGGTCGCTGGAACAGTATCAGGATTCAAATGGGAGAGCAGT CCAGTAAAGGATGACCCACATTTCCATCACTTTCTGCTCAGCCAGTCTGAGAAG CCGGCTTCATCAATGGAGCCCATCACCAAACGCTTAAAGATCATTGAGGAG GACACCAGATCGACGTCTATTCAGGCAGCAGACAGCACAGCAATCAGTGGCAGCATCACTCCTACAGACAAAAG GATAGGATTCCTTGGACTGGGACTAATGGGAAGTGGTGTGGTCTGTAATTTGTTGAagatggggcatgttgtcaccgTTTGGAATCGCACAGCAGAAAAG TGTGATTTGTTCATTCAGGAAGGTGCCAGATTAGGCCGAACACCCGCAGAGGTTGTGTCCATGTGTGATATCACATTTTCCTGTGTATCAGACCCCAAAGCTGCCAGAGAT CTTGTTTTTGGTCCAAGTGGAGTTCTCCAAGGAATCAGACCAGGCAAATGCTATGTGGAGATGTCCACTGTTGATTCAGAAACAATCACTGAGCTCGCACAG GTCATCACATCCAGAGGAGGCAGGTTCTTAGAAGCTCCAGTTTCAGGCAGCCAGCAGCTTTCCAATGATGGTATGTTGGTCATTGTTGCTGCAGGAGACCGCAGTGTTTATGAAGACTGTAGCAGCTGTTTCCAAGCTATGGGGAAGACCTCATTCTTTATAG GTGAAGCAGGACATGCTGCAAGAATGATGTTGATCCTTAACATGGTTCAAGGCAGTTTCATGGCAACCATTGCAGAGGGACTGACTTTGGCCCAGGCCACGGGACAGTCACAACAAACATTCTTGGATATTCTTTGCCAGGGACAGATGGCAAGCACTTTTGTGGACCAGAAATGCCAAA ATATCTTGCAGGGCAACTTCAAACCTGATTACTATCTGAAACATATTCAGAAAGATCTGAGACTGGCCATTTCAATGGGAGATTCAGTTAATCACCCAACACCGATGGCAGCTGCTGCAAATGAG gTATACAAGAGGGCAAAAGCGTTGGACCAGTCAGACAATGACATGTCTGCAGTCTACAGAGCTTATATTCACTAA
- the LOC127647766 gene encoding protein rogdi homolog, protein MLSADRTALSELAKMTAASQAERTVLEEEFNWLLKEEVHSVLKQLQDILKEVTRRFSMPSLGLDGQLKQENFILGSSTMDQIKGVLTLQGEALTQADINFKVAKSSQVMHFAFRDDKQWKLQQIQDARNHVSQALQLLSSRDESYHFKTGAEVNKLMDAVMLQLTRARNRLTTPASMTLPELASSGLMKMFTPPVPGDVMVNFYINLSKLCLTVYQLHVLQPNTTKNFKSAGSSVMHNPGAMFEYNNTKFEVSHVHKVECVVPWLNDTLVFFTISLQLCQQLKDKISVFSSFWNYRPF, encoded by the exons ATGCTCAGTGCAGACCGAACTGCTCTATCTGAACTAGCGAAGATGACCGCAGCGAGTCAAGCGGAGAGGACTGTGCTG GAGGAAGAATTTAACTGGCTACTGAAAGAAGAGGTGCATTCAGTGCTGAAACAGCTGCAGGACATTTTGAAG GAGGTTACAAGGCGTTTTTCAATGCCATCACTTGGTCTAGATGGACAACTGAAACAAGAGAATTTCATTCTGGGCAGCTCCAC GATGGACCAGATTAAAGGGGTTTTGACACTACAAGGAGAAGCTCTGACTCAGGCT GATATTAATTTCAAAGTTGCTAAAAGCAGTCAAGTCATGCATTTTGCCTTCCGAGATGATAAACAGTGGAAATTGCAACag ATCCAAGATGCCCGAAACCATGTGAGTCAGGCCCTCCAGTTACTAAGCAGCCGTGATGAAAGCTATCACTTTAAAACTGGTGCTGAAGTTAATAAG CTTATGGATGCAGTGATGCTTCAGCTGACCCGAGCCCGTAATAGACTCACTACTCCAGCCAGCATGACTCTTCCTGAGCTTGCATCTAGTGGGTTAATG AAAATGTTTACACCTCCAGTGCCTGGGGATGTGATGGTGAACTTCTATATCAATCTCAGCAAACTGTGTCTGACTGTGTACCAACTGCATGTGCTGCAGCCTAACACTACTAAG AACTTCAAATCTGCAGGAAGTTCAGTGATGCATAATCCAGGAGCGATGTT TGAATACAACAACACTAAGTTTGAGGTCAGCCATGTTCATAAAGTGGAATGTGTGGTTCCCTGGCTGAATGACACTCTGGTGTTTTTCACCATTTCCCTGCAGCTTTGTCAACAACTCAAAGATAAG ATTTCTGTCTTCTCTAGTTTCTGGAACTACAGACCCTTTTAA